One genomic window of Tachypleus tridentatus isolate NWPU-2018 chromosome 12, ASM421037v1, whole genome shotgun sequence includes the following:
- the LOC143233492 gene encoding PAS domain-containing serine/threonine-protein kinase-like isoform X1: protein MSSSSPVGEGAQKRVHSQQFGIHAHSSLKNLSNVLGSPQKPILGLLPWKNLKHKMSLDTIGRNQFGSPSYPSPLDRLRSGRRERAAQLGLSPQEHSQPYEANQSFPSSCKTNICYGVSTSSPVVMNTDSIKRGINNFKGNGLNSFSFSSGGSKGSFAPSASVSHQNMSLSGSWVFHNFVGGGQSRSVFAHTVHNPNKAVVTINAKTSEILVANKMACQLLGLSTEKLIGHQLSKYFAVKKDQYALTEPLLQSDGELVWMSGVVMDIVDSDGDIIPVSVWIQRLLVDDEPRCLVVMEPVERTTAVVTFQSDGSIRTCDKNFATLFGYSTSEEVLALNLTTFVPSVVLPLPNKKLSKEIHKQSLTGCTKDGATFPLSIIINQHPPDDSIVEDESMKCLYEGSIWVFANISGMVVLLPNGTILSCNTNFSQMLFGYSEEELVQKNISTIIPTFYEDIEFLNTNNVPRLSLDDDMEDYNEEFKQTDCNTKNATPVDKQIDCLIEDVIDSAQNFRMKSSDQSSSFLTQCSVPSFSPKGSSYLSGCSISSSYSNKENNPPSYSFNRGTAIDMNSDKLVIDTSDKALTESNRGLNYERNLCEKNDIVPIRSESTMGSASPQGVNKVEDVGRNKISSSENITSIGTLEKSQNTPLGSKVTTMSTPCEMTPHLNGLEETSLPSPPDIADGSFFGLGRHKDGSDLAVIYNIRRVDLDDEVLYCLWVSRDPEEEAEGGRPYQFLTLASSLNSTLEIESSVVSKNQSCLERSNVASLNASRASVEPAFGDYTSGSYSEKYTTLEQIGKGAFGCVKIAYRNTDRLLVVTKFIRKSKIYDECWIYDSVLGKRVPTEISLLMSLNHPNIVQVLDIFENSKYFQMVMEKHGSGMDLFEFIDRNPHLDEPLASYIFRQIVAALVHLHKLNIIHRDVKDENVILDQIFHAKLIDFGSATFLSPGKYYSTFCGTMEYCSPEVLVGNKYRGPELEMWALGVTLYTLIFGENPFFDVEETIAAILKPPFQVSNDLMDLISCLLHPNPNERAPLTEVEKHRWTNQPVSVEKYKFEEVVRAAPEELYPAAYYECETSRSASVVNSDSMYTSSSNPVQPSIHSSSSYLEEQDSVS, encoded by the exons ATGTCTTCGTCATCTCCTGTTGGTGAAGGAGCACAGAAACGAGTTCATAGTCAACAATTTGGAATTCACGCCCACTCTTCCTTAAAAAACTTGTCCAATGTTTTAGGTTCTCCTCAGAAGCCTATTTTG GGCTTGTTACCATGGAAAAATCTAAAACATAAGATGTCGCTTGATACTATTGGAAGAAATCAGTTTGGATCACCTTCATATCCATCACCACTTGATAGATTACGAAGTGGTCGGAGAGAGCGTGCAGCTCAACTTGGATTGTCACCACAAGAGCACAGCCAGCCGTACGAAGCTAATCAGTCGTTTCCTTCCTCTTGCAAAACTAATATCTGCTATGGTGTTTCTACAAGTAGTCCTGTTGTCATGAACACTGATTCCATTAAACGTGGAATTAATAACTTTAAAG GTAATGGGTTAAACAGCTTCAGTTTTTCATCTGGAGGATCTAAAGGTAGCTTTGCCCCATCAGCCAGTGTTTCCCATCAGAACATGTCTCTCAGTGGAAGTTGGGTGTTTCACAACTTTGTAGGGGGTGGTCAGAGTCGTTCAGTGTTTGCACACACTGTCCATAATCCCAACAAAGCAGTAGTGACAATCAATGCTAAGACAAGTGAA ATTTTGGTGGCTAACAAAATGGCATGCCAACTACTAGGTCTAAGCACTGAAAAACTGATTGGGCatcaactttcaaaatattttgctgtgaAGAAAGATCAATATGCCCTTACAGAGCCTTTGTTACAATCAGATGGGGAGCTGGTGTGGATGTCGGGAGTTGTG ATGGACATAGTTGACTCTGATGGAGATATTATTCCAGTATCAGTATGGATCCAAAGATTATTAGTTGATGACGAACCTCGCTGCCTTGTTGTTATGGAACCTGTCGAAAGAACAACAGCTGTTGTGACCTTTCAATCTGAT GGGAGCATTAGAACCTGTGATAAAAATTTTGCTACATTATTTGGGTACTCCACAAGTGAAGAGGTCTTGGCATTGAACCTAACTACTTTTGTCCCATCAGTTGTTCTTCCATTACCCAATAAAAAACTTTCCAAA gaaATTCACAAACAGAGCCTTACTGGTTGCACCAAAGATGGAGCCACTTTCCCTCTGAGTATTATCATTAACCAACATCCTCCAGATGATAGCATTGTTGAAG ATGAAAGTATGAAATGTCTTTACGAAGGAAGTATCTGGGTGTTTGCTAATATCAGTGGAATGGTGGTACTTCTCCCAAATGGAACTATCCTGTCTTGTAACACCAACTTCTCTcaaatgttatttggttattcAGAAGAAGAACTAGTACAGAAG AATATATCTACAATAATACCAACATTTTATGAAGACATAGAATTTCTAAATACTAATAATGTTCCTCGTCTCTCTCTTGACGATGACATGGAAGACTACAATGAAGAGTTTAAACAAACAGATTGTAATaccaa GAATGCGACTCCAGTAGATAAACAGATTGATTGTTTGATTGAAGATGTTATAGATTCTGCTCAAAACTTCAGAATGAAATCTAGTGATCAGTCAAGTTCATTTTTAACCCAGTGCTCAGTGCCCAGTTTCTCACCTAAAGGTTCTTCTTATCTATCAGGTTGTTCCATATCTTCAAGTTACAGCAACAAAGAAAATAATCCTCCCAGTTATTCTTTTAACAGAGGAACAGCAATAGATATGAATTCAGACAAGTTAGTTATAGATACAAGCGATAAGGCTTTGACTGAAAGTAATAGAGGCTTAAATTACGAAAGGAACTTGTGTGAGAAAAATGATATTGTGCCAATAAGATCAGAGAGTACAATGGGTTCTGCTTCTCCTCAAGGTGTGAACAAAGTGGAAGATgttggaagaaataaaataagttcaTCAGAGAATATTACTTCCATAGGTACACTAGAGAAAAGTCAAAACACACCTCTTGGTAGTAAAGTTACCACAATGTCAACACCTTGTGAAATGACTCCACATCTAAATGGGTTGGAAGAAACGAGTCTTCCCTCTCCACCTGATATTGCTGATGGTAGTTTTTTTGGCCTTGGAAGACACAAAGATGGATCAGACTTAG CTGTCATCTACAATATTCGAAGAGTTGACTTAGATGATGAAGTTCTCTACTGCCTGTGGGTATCTCGAGATCCAGAGGAGGAAGCAGAAGGAGGACGACCTTACCAGTTTTTGACCCTAGCTTCCAGCCTTAACAGTACTTTAGAAATTGAGTCATCAGTTGTGTCCAAAAATCAG TCCTGTCTTGAAAGAAGTAATGTTGCTAGTTTAAATGCAAGTCGAGCATCTGTAGAACCTGCATTTGGAGATTACACAAGTGGCTCGTATTCTGAGAAGTACACAACGTTAGAACAGATTGGAAAAGGGGCATTTGGATGTGTTAAAATAGCCTATCGAAACACTGACAGGTTACTG GTTGTAACAAAGTTCATTCGGAAATCAAAGATTTATGATGAATGTTGGATATACGATAGTGTTCTCGGAAAGAGGGTTCCTACTGAAATCAGCTTGCTCATGAGCCTCAACCATCCAAATATAGTTCAG GTTTTGGacatttttgaaaacagtaagTATTTTCAGATGGTGATGGAGAAACATGGGTCTGGTATGGACCTGTTTGAGTTCATTGATAGAAATCCTCACTTGGATGAACCACTAGCCAGCTACATTTTTAGACAG ATTGTAGCAGCATTGGTTCACTTGCATAAACTAAACATTATTCATCGAGATGTCAAAGATGAAAACGTAATCCTGGATCAGATCTTTCATGCTAAGTTGATTGATTTTGGATCAGCCACATTTCTCTCTCCTGGAAAGTACTACTCTACATTCTGTGGGACGATGGAATATTGCAGCCCTGAAGTTTTAGTAGGAAATAA GTACCGTGGACCAGAGCTTGAAATGTGGGCTCTGGGGGTGACACTTTACACATTAATATTTGGAGAAAACCCTTTCTTTGATGTAGAAGAAACCATTGCTGCCATTCTTAAGCCACCTTTTCAAGTGTCTAATG ATCTGATGGACTTAATCTCTTGTTTGCTTCATCCTAACCCAAATGAGCGTGCTCCATTAACTGAGGTTGAAAAACACAGGTGGACCAATCAGCCTGTCTCTGTAGAGAAGTACAAGTTTGAAGAAGTTGTTCGAGCTG CTCCAGAGGAACTTTATCCTGCAGCGTATTACGAGTGTGAAACATCTCGTTCAGCATCAGTAGTAAACTCTGATAGCATGTACACTTCTTCTTCGAACCCAGTGCAGCCTTCAATTCACAGCAGTTCCTCATACTTGGAAGAACAAGACAGTGTGTCTTAA
- the LOC143233492 gene encoding PAS domain-containing serine/threonine-protein kinase-like isoform X2: MSLDTIGRNQFGSPSYPSPLDRLRSGRRERAAQLGLSPQEHSQPYEANQSFPSSCKTNICYGVSTSSPVVMNTDSIKRGINNFKGNGLNSFSFSSGGSKGSFAPSASVSHQNMSLSGSWVFHNFVGGGQSRSVFAHTVHNPNKAVVTINAKTSEILVANKMACQLLGLSTEKLIGHQLSKYFAVKKDQYALTEPLLQSDGELVWMSGVVMDIVDSDGDIIPVSVWIQRLLVDDEPRCLVVMEPVERTTAVVTFQSDGSIRTCDKNFATLFGYSTSEEVLALNLTTFVPSVVLPLPNKKLSKEIHKQSLTGCTKDGATFPLSIIINQHPPDDSIVEDESMKCLYEGSIWVFANISGMVVLLPNGTILSCNTNFSQMLFGYSEEELVQKNISTIIPTFYEDIEFLNTNNVPRLSLDDDMEDYNEEFKQTDCNTKNATPVDKQIDCLIEDVIDSAQNFRMKSSDQSSSFLTQCSVPSFSPKGSSYLSGCSISSSYSNKENNPPSYSFNRGTAIDMNSDKLVIDTSDKALTESNRGLNYERNLCEKNDIVPIRSESTMGSASPQGVNKVEDVGRNKISSSENITSIGTLEKSQNTPLGSKVTTMSTPCEMTPHLNGLEETSLPSPPDIADGSFFGLGRHKDGSDLAVIYNIRRVDLDDEVLYCLWVSRDPEEEAEGGRPYQFLTLASSLNSTLEIESSVVSKNQSCLERSNVASLNASRASVEPAFGDYTSGSYSEKYTTLEQIGKGAFGCVKIAYRNTDRLLVVTKFIRKSKIYDECWIYDSVLGKRVPTEISLLMSLNHPNIVQVLDIFENSKYFQMVMEKHGSGMDLFEFIDRNPHLDEPLASYIFRQIVAALVHLHKLNIIHRDVKDENVILDQIFHAKLIDFGSATFLSPGKYYSTFCGTMEYCSPEVLVGNKYRGPELEMWALGVTLYTLIFGENPFFDVEETIAAILKPPFQVSNDLMDLISCLLHPNPNERAPLTEVEKHRWTNQPVSVEKYKFEEVVRAAPEELYPAAYYECETSRSASVVNSDSMYTSSSNPVQPSIHSSSSYLEEQDSVS, translated from the exons ATGTCGCTTGATACTATTGGAAGAAATCAGTTTGGATCACCTTCATATCCATCACCACTTGATAGATTACGAAGTGGTCGGAGAGAGCGTGCAGCTCAACTTGGATTGTCACCACAAGAGCACAGCCAGCCGTACGAAGCTAATCAGTCGTTTCCTTCCTCTTGCAAAACTAATATCTGCTATGGTGTTTCTACAAGTAGTCCTGTTGTCATGAACACTGATTCCATTAAACGTGGAATTAATAACTTTAAAG GTAATGGGTTAAACAGCTTCAGTTTTTCATCTGGAGGATCTAAAGGTAGCTTTGCCCCATCAGCCAGTGTTTCCCATCAGAACATGTCTCTCAGTGGAAGTTGGGTGTTTCACAACTTTGTAGGGGGTGGTCAGAGTCGTTCAGTGTTTGCACACACTGTCCATAATCCCAACAAAGCAGTAGTGACAATCAATGCTAAGACAAGTGAA ATTTTGGTGGCTAACAAAATGGCATGCCAACTACTAGGTCTAAGCACTGAAAAACTGATTGGGCatcaactttcaaaatattttgctgtgaAGAAAGATCAATATGCCCTTACAGAGCCTTTGTTACAATCAGATGGGGAGCTGGTGTGGATGTCGGGAGTTGTG ATGGACATAGTTGACTCTGATGGAGATATTATTCCAGTATCAGTATGGATCCAAAGATTATTAGTTGATGACGAACCTCGCTGCCTTGTTGTTATGGAACCTGTCGAAAGAACAACAGCTGTTGTGACCTTTCAATCTGAT GGGAGCATTAGAACCTGTGATAAAAATTTTGCTACATTATTTGGGTACTCCACAAGTGAAGAGGTCTTGGCATTGAACCTAACTACTTTTGTCCCATCAGTTGTTCTTCCATTACCCAATAAAAAACTTTCCAAA gaaATTCACAAACAGAGCCTTACTGGTTGCACCAAAGATGGAGCCACTTTCCCTCTGAGTATTATCATTAACCAACATCCTCCAGATGATAGCATTGTTGAAG ATGAAAGTATGAAATGTCTTTACGAAGGAAGTATCTGGGTGTTTGCTAATATCAGTGGAATGGTGGTACTTCTCCCAAATGGAACTATCCTGTCTTGTAACACCAACTTCTCTcaaatgttatttggttattcAGAAGAAGAACTAGTACAGAAG AATATATCTACAATAATACCAACATTTTATGAAGACATAGAATTTCTAAATACTAATAATGTTCCTCGTCTCTCTCTTGACGATGACATGGAAGACTACAATGAAGAGTTTAAACAAACAGATTGTAATaccaa GAATGCGACTCCAGTAGATAAACAGATTGATTGTTTGATTGAAGATGTTATAGATTCTGCTCAAAACTTCAGAATGAAATCTAGTGATCAGTCAAGTTCATTTTTAACCCAGTGCTCAGTGCCCAGTTTCTCACCTAAAGGTTCTTCTTATCTATCAGGTTGTTCCATATCTTCAAGTTACAGCAACAAAGAAAATAATCCTCCCAGTTATTCTTTTAACAGAGGAACAGCAATAGATATGAATTCAGACAAGTTAGTTATAGATACAAGCGATAAGGCTTTGACTGAAAGTAATAGAGGCTTAAATTACGAAAGGAACTTGTGTGAGAAAAATGATATTGTGCCAATAAGATCAGAGAGTACAATGGGTTCTGCTTCTCCTCAAGGTGTGAACAAAGTGGAAGATgttggaagaaataaaataagttcaTCAGAGAATATTACTTCCATAGGTACACTAGAGAAAAGTCAAAACACACCTCTTGGTAGTAAAGTTACCACAATGTCAACACCTTGTGAAATGACTCCACATCTAAATGGGTTGGAAGAAACGAGTCTTCCCTCTCCACCTGATATTGCTGATGGTAGTTTTTTTGGCCTTGGAAGACACAAAGATGGATCAGACTTAG CTGTCATCTACAATATTCGAAGAGTTGACTTAGATGATGAAGTTCTCTACTGCCTGTGGGTATCTCGAGATCCAGAGGAGGAAGCAGAAGGAGGACGACCTTACCAGTTTTTGACCCTAGCTTCCAGCCTTAACAGTACTTTAGAAATTGAGTCATCAGTTGTGTCCAAAAATCAG TCCTGTCTTGAAAGAAGTAATGTTGCTAGTTTAAATGCAAGTCGAGCATCTGTAGAACCTGCATTTGGAGATTACACAAGTGGCTCGTATTCTGAGAAGTACACAACGTTAGAACAGATTGGAAAAGGGGCATTTGGATGTGTTAAAATAGCCTATCGAAACACTGACAGGTTACTG GTTGTAACAAAGTTCATTCGGAAATCAAAGATTTATGATGAATGTTGGATATACGATAGTGTTCTCGGAAAGAGGGTTCCTACTGAAATCAGCTTGCTCATGAGCCTCAACCATCCAAATATAGTTCAG GTTTTGGacatttttgaaaacagtaagTATTTTCAGATGGTGATGGAGAAACATGGGTCTGGTATGGACCTGTTTGAGTTCATTGATAGAAATCCTCACTTGGATGAACCACTAGCCAGCTACATTTTTAGACAG ATTGTAGCAGCATTGGTTCACTTGCATAAACTAAACATTATTCATCGAGATGTCAAAGATGAAAACGTAATCCTGGATCAGATCTTTCATGCTAAGTTGATTGATTTTGGATCAGCCACATTTCTCTCTCCTGGAAAGTACTACTCTACATTCTGTGGGACGATGGAATATTGCAGCCCTGAAGTTTTAGTAGGAAATAA GTACCGTGGACCAGAGCTTGAAATGTGGGCTCTGGGGGTGACACTTTACACATTAATATTTGGAGAAAACCCTTTCTTTGATGTAGAAGAAACCATTGCTGCCATTCTTAAGCCACCTTTTCAAGTGTCTAATG ATCTGATGGACTTAATCTCTTGTTTGCTTCATCCTAACCCAAATGAGCGTGCTCCATTAACTGAGGTTGAAAAACACAGGTGGACCAATCAGCCTGTCTCTGTAGAGAAGTACAAGTTTGAAGAAGTTGTTCGAGCTG CTCCAGAGGAACTTTATCCTGCAGCGTATTACGAGTGTGAAACATCTCGTTCAGCATCAGTAGTAAACTCTGATAGCATGTACACTTCTTCTTCGAACCCAGTGCAGCCTTCAATTCACAGCAGTTCCTCATACTTGGAAGAACAAGACAGTGTGTCTTAA